TACTATGAAGCGGTCAAGTGGGCGGCAGAGAAGGGCATCACGGGCGGCGTCGGCAACGGCCTGTTCGCTCCCAACCAGCCCTGCACCCGCGCTCAGATCGTCACCTTCCTGTGGCGCGCAGCCGGTTCTCCCGCTCCCAAGAGCATGAGCAGCTTCGCGGATGTTCCTGCTGACGCCTTCTATGCCAAGGCGGTTGCGTGGGCCGTGGAGAATGGCATCACCGGCGGCACCGGCGACGGCAAGTTCAGCCCCGACGCTACCTGCACCCGCGCACAGAGCGTGACCTTCCTGTACCGCGCGGCGGGCAGCCCCAAGGTCAGCAGCAGCGCTGAGTTCGGTGATGTGGCGACCAATGCCTATTACGCCGACGCGGTGGCATGGGCCGCCAAGAACGGCATCACCGGCGGCATCGGCGGCGGCCTGTTCGGCTCCGGCAACGACTGCACACGCGCTCAAATCGTGACGTTCCTCTATCGTAACTATCAGAGCAAGTAACCGTATACTAACCCCGCAATAAGAACGGCGGCAAAGGATCACCATGTCCTTTGCCGCCGTCTTTTTATCTTTTGGAGCAAAAAAGAAGCAGGGTGTAACCCCCACTTCTCCGTTACTGATCTTTCTTTTTCTTCATTTTCTCTACCTGACGACAGAGATCGATATAGTCCCTTGATTCAGTATCGTCTTTTCCGGAGAAGAACTCCAGAACATCGGCGCTGACGGAATTTGGACGAGAGGTGCCAGCGTGTGCTATGGCATCCAAGCTGATGTGCAGCTCACGGGCAATAAGGAAAATAGTTTCGCCCTTCGGATTGCTGCGACAGATCTCCAAATCCATGATCGTTCTTGTATTCATGCTTAGCTTGCGGGCTAATTCTCGCTGAGAAAGACCCCGTTCCTCTCTGGCCTCTCTCACAGCCTTTGCCAGAAGATCGAGCGCAACATACACATTCATCACCTCTACTACCATTTTAGTGTGTACTCCAGCTCACTTAAATTAGTATGTAGGGCAGTATTATGATGTACCGTAACTCACCATCGGAAAGGAGTTGTATTTTTTGAAGCAAATTTCTAAATTAAGGAATTTCCAGTAAAAGACCGCGTTTGTTGGTGCGATGCGGGTAGCGGACCTTAGTCAAATTGATAGAAGCACGGCTATTTATCATATAGCTTTTACGGTTCTAAACGGTGTATTCAACTACACCGCTTTGTATTGCTTAAATTACCATATTTTCTTTTTCCATCGGCTCATTATGCCGTTGGAAAATTTTTTTGAAAATTTTTGCCGAAAAGTGCGCAAAACCACCCCTCCCAATCGGGATATAAGCAAAGGGGAAAATACACCGCCTCCCGCGGTTCGGGAAGGAGGTGCAAAAACTCATGGAGCTGACGCCGTCCCGGAAGGAAACTGCTCGGCATGAATTCGACAGGCTATGCAAGATGGTGCTGCGCGGAGAGGCCATCGATTATGACAATCACATCGCATGGTGCTCCAAGCATGAGACTTCCCTTTCGTGGTTGTCAGAAAGTCAGGAGAGACAGTTGGGCGTACTGGACGAGTACCCGTGCGAACGATTCTGCTTTCAGGTGCAGGGCTATACCATCCCTATCCGCAGCGAAATCCTTGCCAATGCCCTTGTGAAGCTGTCTGAGAAAAAGCGGGATATTATTCTGCTTGCGTATTTTTTGGACATGACCGATCAGGAGATCGCGGATAAGCTGGATATGGTCCGATACACCGTGCAGCGCAGACGTGCAAAGTCTCTTAAGGAATTAAAAAAGAAAATGGAGGTTGATAGCAGTGACGAACAAACCGGGTAATGCGAATGTATCCCTGCTCCCTTTTTCCACCATTGAAGCAGCATCTTCCGGAGATGTGGATGCGATCAATGCCGTGCTGCGGCACTACGAACGCTATATGGCGGCTCTGGCGACAAGGCGGCTCTATGATGAGAACGGCGTTGAGCATCTTTGCATTGATGAAGAAAAGCTATGCAGGATGCGAACAAAGCTGATCACCAAGATCATTGAATTCAAGGTGATCCGAACCGTGTGAATACATCTGCCGCTCAGGAATGTGTTTGCCCCTTTCCACACTTCTGCGGCGGCATCTCCGTGCATCTGCGAGGAAAGGCCCTTATCTCATGGATAAGAGCCTTTCCCGGCTGATACACAGCCTGATATATGCACCTTGAAAACGCGCGCTGCGCTGCATAGGCAAACGGATAACGTTCCGAGCCGGACGAGCCGGCAGACGGCGCGCCAAGACCCATCCAGATAACTGGACAGGCGAGCGAGCAAGCCAGTCTGTAACCGTGCGTGGCAGCACGGTGGCCATGACTCCGAGTTTGGGATAATGATACTCCCGCGTTGAACGCCCTCAAAGCATTGCGCGGCGCACCCATCAGCATGGGCCGGGGTGAGACTCCCGTGGGCGGCTGCCAGCCGCCGTCCGTTCTTGCCATCATTTATAGCGAGATAATAACAACCTATAATTTTTACTATTTTGGGAGGTATCCCCATGACAGATAAAATCGGCTTAACGATTGAAGAAGCCGCAGACTATACAGGCATTGGCAGAAACACCATGCGGAAGCTCGTGGAATGGGAGAAGATTCCCGTACTGCGGATC
This window of the Dysosmobacter acutus genome carries:
- a CDS encoding helix-turn-helix transcriptional regulator, whose amino-acid sequence is MVVEVMNVYVALDLLAKAVREAREERGLSQRELARKLSMNTRTIMDLEICRSNPKGETIFLIARELHISLDAIAHAGTSRPNSVSADVLEFFSGKDDTESRDYIDLCRQVEKMKKKKDQ
- a CDS encoding sigma-70 family RNA polymerase sigma factor, translating into MELTPSRKETARHEFDRLCKMVLRGEAIDYDNHIAWCSKHETSLSWLSESQERQLGVLDEYPCERFCFQVQGYTIPIRSEILANALVKLSEKKRDIILLAYFLDMTDQEIADKLDMVRYTVQRRRAKSLKELKKKMEVDSSDEQTG
- a CDS encoding helix-turn-helix domain-containing protein, with the protein product MTNKPGNANVSLLPFSTIEAASSGDVDAINAVLRHYERYMAALATRRLYDENGVEHLCIDEEKLCRMRTKLITKIIEFKVIRTV
- a CDS encoding helix-turn-helix domain-containing protein, whose product is MTDKIGLTIEEAADYTGIGRNTMRKLVEWEKIPVLRIGRRYIIRIDVIHKFMEANQGADLLVREQVRAVR